The Cohaesibacter gelatinilyticus genome contains a region encoding:
- a CDS encoding TadE/TadG family type IV pilus assembly protein has product MRPNRMLRISQLAKLRHRFVKDEKGATAVEFAMIGAPFFALIGLMLLGGHVLWISQSMDTSIQSVSRQIRTGQAQTAGMGLAQFRNAVCSNVAMSENDCRANLIVDVRRFDAPEDINFNPPRKNGSIDQEGGAFQIGDREDYVIVKVYLAVEYFSQLANLFGTGHDLDFHLSATAAFRNEPF; this is encoded by the coding sequence ATGCGCCCGAACCGAATGTTGAGGATATCTCAGCTGGCAAAATTGCGCCACCGCTTCGTAAAAGACGAGAAAGGTGCAACCGCAGTTGAGTTTGCCATGATTGGTGCTCCTTTTTTTGCACTCATTGGCCTCATGCTGCTAGGCGGTCATGTTTTGTGGATCTCTCAAAGCATGGATACATCTATTCAATCTGTCAGTCGTCAGATTAGAACTGGCCAGGCACAAACAGCGGGAATGGGATTAGCCCAGTTTCGAAATGCTGTTTGCAGTAACGTCGCCATGTCTGAAAATGATTGTCGAGCAAACTTGATCGTTGACGTTCGACGTTTTGATGCACCGGAAGACATCAATTTCAATCCTCCAAGGAAGAACGGATCAATAGATCAAGAAGGCGGTGCGTTCCAGATAGGTGATCGAGAAGATTACGTTATTGTCAAAGTCTATCTCGCTGTCGAGTATTTCTCCCAATTGGCAAACTTGTTTGGAACGGGCCATGATCTGGATTTCCATTTAAGCGCTACTGCGGCGTTTCGTAACGAACCATTCTAA
- a CDS encoding TadE/TadG family type IV pilus assembly protein → MSIFSPILCCLRQFRKDDRGIAATELAVILPVMVAFIFTSWELSMVYLVKKRTDHAATVLADLTTQSDVISNATYNGYVEAVEAVMYPFNDQTLKLHLIGVSVDSRSRVRLAWQRTTGGGTGLGVNALPAGLRVPNSFYVISETEVAYKPSFLSGITGTIDLKDSAIMVPRLTTSVASTN, encoded by the coding sequence ATGTCGATTTTTTCTCCAATTTTGTGTTGTCTGCGTCAATTCCGCAAGGATGATCGAGGCATTGCGGCTACGGAGCTGGCGGTTATTCTGCCTGTGATGGTGGCTTTCATTTTCACATCATGGGAATTGTCCATGGTTTATCTGGTGAAGAAACGCACGGATCATGCTGCAACGGTTCTGGCAGATTTGACAACCCAATCGGACGTCATTTCAAACGCCACTTACAATGGATATGTAGAAGCTGTTGAAGCGGTTATGTATCCCTTCAATGATCAAACATTGAAGTTGCACTTGATCGGTGTATCCGTTGATTCCCGGAGCAGAGTTCGCCTTGCCTGGCAACGAACAACAGGTGGTGGTACCGGTTTGGGCGTAAATGCATTGCCAGCAGGATTGAGAGTCCCTAACAGTTTCTATGTCATTTCGGAAACCGAGGTAGCCTATAAACCCAGCTTTCTGAGCGGTATAACTGGAACAATCGATCTCAAGGACAGTGCCATCATGGTACCGCGTCTAACCACGAGTGTTGCCAGCACCAACTAA